One region of Armigeres subalbatus isolate Guangzhou_Male chromosome 3, GZ_Asu_2, whole genome shotgun sequence genomic DNA includes:
- the LOC134220567 gene encoding solute carrier family 25 member 44 produces MESGEAFIKTIEWDMMDKKKFFPLSMLSSFSVRCALFPLTVIKTQLQVQYKNDVYKGMIDAGIKIYRNEGVSGLYRGFWISSVQIFSGVFYISTYEGVRHILTQNGASQQTKSLVAGGAASLVGQTIIVPFDVISQHAMVLGMGAAGGLKGSSVNPLGINFERSSRLRITVDIAREVMRRDGFKGFYRGYVASLMAYVPNSAMWWAFYHLYQDEMLKVCPPWVSHLFIQCVAGSLGGFTTTVITNPLDIVRARLQVQRLDSMQMAFRELWHEEHFHMFFKGLTARLVQSAAFSFSIILGYETIKRVSVNEQYRHLIKW; encoded by the exons ATGGAAAGCGGCGAAGCCTTCATCAAAACTATCGAGTGGGATATGATGGACAAGAAGAAATTCTTCCCGCTGTCGATGCTGAGCTCATTTTCGGTGCGCTGTGCGTTATTTCCGTTGACCGTGATCAAAACACAACTACAG gtcCAATACAAAAACGACGTGTATAAGGGGATGATCGACGCAGGCATAAAAATCTATCGCAACGAAGGCGTTTCCGGCTTGTATCGTGGCTTCTGGATTTCGTCGGTGCAGATCTTCTCCGGTGTGTTCTACATTAGCACCTACGAGGGCGTGCGGCATATTCTCACTCAGAACGGCGCTAGTCAACAAACGAAATCTCTGGTGGCGGGTGGAGCGGCCTCGCTGGTTGGTCAAACCATCATCGTTCCCTTCGACGTGATATCGCAGCACGCGATGGTGCTCGGAATGGGCGCGGCTGGTGGTTTGAAAGGAAGCAGTGTGAATCCTCTGGGGATCAATTTCGAGAGGAGTAGCAGGTTACGAATAACGGTAGACATTGCCCGCGAGGTGATGCGCCGGGATGGATTCAAGGGTTTCTACCGGGGGTATGTGGCAAGTTTGATGGCGTATGTGCCCAACTCGGCCATGTGGTGGGCTTTCTACCACCTTTACCAGGACGAAATGCTGAAGGTATGCCCGCCTTGGGTGTCACATCTGTTCATCCAGTGTGTGGCCGGTAGTTTAGGAGGCTTCACCACCACCGTCATCACCAACCCTCTGGACATAGTGCGGGCACGTTTGCAGGTGCAGCGACTAGACTCGATGCAGATGGCGTTCCGCGAGCTGTGGCACGAAGAACATTTCCACATGTTCTTCAAGGGTCTGACCGCGCGGCTGGTACAATCGGCAGCGTTCTCATTTAGCATTATCTTAGGCTACGAAACGATCAAACGAGTGTCGGTGAACGAGCAGTACCGGCATCTGATAAAGTGGTGA